In Gopherus evgoodei ecotype Sinaloan lineage chromosome 21, rGopEvg1_v1.p, whole genome shotgun sequence, a single window of DNA contains:
- the LOC115637875 gene encoding olfactory receptor 11A1-like — MERGEGGNRRTPHREKRRENQTSIAEFILLGFGNLPELQIVFFLLFLVIYLVTMAVNILIAALIVTDHRLHTPMYFFLGNLSCLEICYSSTILPRMLASFMTGDRTISVTGCMVQFFWFGFLATAECYMLAVMSYDRYLAICKPLHYTTHMDGRLCMQLAAGSWLSSFISLSILVSCMSQLAFCGPNEIDHFFCDLTPVINISCSDTNMVIMATLILSSINVVLPFLLTLASYVFIISTILRIPSTTGKQKAFSTCSSHLIVVTIFYGTLITVYMLPNSNELTAPNKVFSFFYTILTPLINPLIYSLRNKEVKEAMRRALPKCRVSS, encoded by the coding sequence ATGGAGCGAGGAGAAGGAGGAAACCGACGTACACCTCACagagaaaagagaagggaaaatCAAACATCCATCGCAGAATTCATTCTGCTGGGATTTGGGAACCTCCCTGAACTGCAGATTGTTTTCTTCttgctgtttctagtgatctactTAGTCACCATGGCTGTGAACATCCTCATTGCTGCACTGATTGTGACTGATCACCGCcttcacactcccatgtacttcttcctgggaaaTTTGTCCTGTTTGGAAATCTGCTATTCCTCCACCATCCTacccaggatgctggccagtttcatgaccggggacagaaccatttctgttacAGGCTGCATGGTgcagtttttttggtttggtttcctAGCGACTGCTGAATGTTATATGTTAgctgtgatgtcttatgatcgctACTTAGCAATATGTAAACCCTTGCACTATACAACACATATGGATGGCAGACTCTGTATGCAATTAGCAGCTGGATCTTGGCTAAGTTCATTCATCTCTCTTTCCATATTAGTATCTTGTATGTCACAATTAGCCTTTTGTGGCCCTaatgaaattgatcatttcttttgtgatctCACCCCAGTGATTAACAtctcctgcagtgacacaaaTATGGTTATCATGGCAACTCTCATATTATCTTCCATAAATGTCGTTCTCCCATTTCTTTTGACTCTGGCATCTTATGTTtttatcatctccaccatcctgagaatcccttctaCCACTGGGAagcaaaaggcattttccacctgcTCATCCCACCTCATTGTGGTTACAATTTTCTACGGGACCCTAATAACTGTCTACATGTTACCAAACAGCAATGAACTCACAGCCCCAAACaaagtgttttcatttttctatACTATCTTGACACCCCTGAtcaatcccctcatctacagcctgagaaataaAGAGGTCAAGGAGGCCATGAGGAGAGCTCTGCCGAAATGTAGGGTTTCCTCATGA
- the LOC115637876 gene encoding olfactory receptor 6B1-like → MEKGEGENQTSVTEFILLGFENLPELRILFFLLFLVIYVVTMAANMLIVALVLADKHLHTPMYFFLGNLSCLEISYTSTILPRLLASLLTGNRTISVSQCIIQFYCFALLLTTECYLLTVMSFDRYLAICKPLHYVTCMNGRFCIQLAAGSWISSFILITILISLVSQLAFCGPNEIDHFFCDLTPVIKLSCSNTSLVTLVTLIFSSIDTVPPFLLTLTSYAYIISTILRIPSTTGRQKAFSTCSSHLIVVTIFYMTLITVYMLPNTGALRAPNKVFSVLYTVLTPLINPLIYSLRNKEVKEALRRALQKCRL, encoded by the coding sequence atggagaaaggagaaggggaaaatcaAACGTctgtcacagaattcatcctgctGGGATTTGAGAACCTCCCTGAACTACgcattcttttcttccttctaTTTCTAGTGATCTATGTAGTCACCATGGCTGCGAACATGCTCATTGTGGCACTAGTCTTGGCTGATaagcacctgcacacacccatgtacttcttcctggggaacttgtcctgcttggagatctCCTACACCTCCACCATACTGCCCAGgctgctggccagtctcctgactggaaaCAGGACCATTTCTGTCAGCCAATGCATCATACAATTTTACTGCTTTGCTCTTCTACTGACCACGGAGTGTTATCTGCTAACTGTGATGTCTTTTGATCGCTACTTAGCAATTTGTAAACCGCTGCACTATGTCACCTGTATGAATGGCAGATTCTGTATTCAGTTAGCAGCCGGATCTTGGATAAGTTCATTCATACTTATTACCATATTAATTTCTTTGGTTTCACAATTAGCATTCTGTGGCCCTAATGAAATTGATCATTTTTTTTGTGATCTCACTCCAGTCATTAAGCTCTCCTGCAGCAACACCAGTCTGGTTACCCTGGTGACCCTCATATTTTCATCAATAGACACTGTCCCCCCATTTCTTTTAACTCTGACATCTTATGCttatatcatctccaccatcctgagaatcccttctaccactgggaggcaaaaggccttttccacttgctcctctcacCTTATTGTGGTTACAATTTTCTATATGACCCTAATTACTGTGTACATGTTACCAAACACCGGTGCACTCAGAGCCCCAAACAAAGTGTTTTCTGTCCTTTACACTGTCTTGACACCCCTGAtcaatcccctcatctacagcctgagaaacaaggaggtcAAGGAGGCGCTGAGGAGAGCTCTCCAGAAATGTAGGCTTTAG